CACCAGCAATCAGTAACCCTAAAGGTACTGGTTCCCAATCGTTAGATACCAATCCAGCAGTTAATCCAGCAACAAAGAGAACTGGACCAAGCCAAAACAGATACTTCCAATATTTATAATTTCTTCTCGCAACAGACTTCATCACAGCAATCCTAATTTTTTGTGAATTCCTGAACTCTTTCCTCTGCGTTACGCCAGTTGCTACAACGGGGGACACCCCCGCAACGCACTGGCTTCTCTGCGCACGCCAGTTCGCTCAACGGAGGAAACCTCCGCACCTTTCGCCTGGCTCCTCTGTGGTTCGTTCCTCAAAAGAATTTACAACTATGAGTTAGAGTTAAGAACGTTGAAAGCGCAATGCATCGATAGATTGGGCAGTCAGGAAAATCCCTAAAAGAATATAAGTAGCAAATACAACAATACTACCTGTGTCGAAAATGCCTTGGACTAAATTATTAAAATGTCTCAGTAACGAAAGATGACCTAATGCTTCTCCTATTGGACCACTAAATGCTCGTGCAACAGTATCAATTACCCAAAGAAATAGAACTAAGGCAAATGTGAGTACTGCTGCGAGTAATGTACTATCTGTCAGCGAAGAGATAAACATTCCCAAAGACAACACGCTGGCTGCTAGAAGAATCAAGCCCAAGTGTCCCAGTAGCGGAACTGCGGGCGGAACTGGGGGATTTGAGGCGCTAAGCGCGATCGCTTGATACGCTAATAACGGTAGAATCATGGCAATAAAAAACGTCAGTACTCCCAATAACTTACCGACAGCAACAGCCCAATTTGTGACGGGTGATGTTGCGAGTAACTCTAAAGTACCGCGTTTGCGTTCTTCAGCATACAAACCCATCGAGAGAATAGGTAACACAAACAACGCCAGCGAACCCATAATACCTAAGAAAGCGCGTAAAAACTCGTAGGCAACATCAATGGGTGGTGCGGGTACTCCGATTTGTTGTGATTGTAAGTCGGCTTGAGCAGCTAAGGAAATATATCCCTGGGGACCAAGTAAAATAATCACAAAGAAGAAGCCCGACAATAGCCAGAAGATTCCGGCAATTGCGTATGCTAAGGGCGATGCAAAGTAGCTTTGTAACTCTTTACGATAAATCGCCACAATGTTAGCCCAAATTAGTTTCATTGCGTTACCTCTTCTTTCTGGTGTTCTTCTGTTGCGGTAGCGTTCACGAAGTGTGCGCTTTGCGCATTCGCATTGTCTTCTAATTTTTCTTGAGTCGTCAGACGTAGAAAGACATCTTCTAAACTCGCCCGCGTGCGTCGCATTTCATAAACACCAATCCCCATACTCACTAAAGTGGCAATAATTTCTTTTCCTGGCTCAATTCCAGGTTCAGAGACGACGCGCAAAAGCGCACGATCTGCGGAAATTTCAGTTGTTGTTACTGGTTCTACTACCCGCACTCCTGGTAAAAGTTGTATTTGCTGTTGTGCAGCAGTTGAATTGCCTTCAATTTCTAACTCATAGCCCGAACCACCTGCTAAACTCGCTTCGAGATTATCCGGCGTATTTGTCGCCACAACTTTTCCTTGATTAATAATTGTGACGCGGTTACACGTCATACTCACTTCGGGCAAGATATGCGTAGACAGAATGATGGTGTGAGTTCCTGCTAGGCTTTTAATCAGATTGCGGACATCAATAATCTGTCGCGGATCGAGTCCTACTGTTGGTTCATCAAGAATAATTGCAGGAGGATCGTGAACGATCGCTTGGGCTATACCAACACGTTGGCGAAAACCTTTAGAAAGTTTGCGAATCAATACGCGACGTTTTTCTTGTAAATTACAGCGCTTGATTGCAGCAGTTACTTTTGAAGGGCGATCGCCTGCGGGGACTCCTTTGAGTCTTGTGACAAAGTACAAAAACGCCTCAACAGTCATTTCAGGATACAACGGTGGCGTTTCTGGCAAATAACCTATTCGCTGTCGTACGGCTAAGGAATTTTCATGAACATCGTACCCTGCAATTTTTGCAGTCCCACTTGTTGCGGGGAGATATCCAGTCAAAATCCGCATTGTCGTGGTTTTACCTGCGCCGTTTGGTCCTAAAAAACCGACAATCTCACCTGGTTCGACACTAAAGGTGACATCTTGGATTGCTGGGGTAGACCCATAAATTTTACTTAAATGCTCAACTGAAATCATCGTTTTGCAGCGGATTTAGTTTGAGACTCTATATTAAACCACCATGTGTTTTAGCATAAAAAGGAGCGAGGAGCGAGGAGCGAGGGGCGAGGAGTAGTGGAAACTTATCAATCGGAATATTGGGAACAGCGATATCAAGAAGGAACAACACGTTGGGATTTAGGACAAGCTGCACCAGCGTTTGTGAGTTTTTTGCAGTTACATTCTTTACAGCCAGGAAAAGCAGCGGTTTTAGGTAGTGGTCGCGGCTATGATGCGATCGCATTTGCCAAATCTGGCTTTGATGTCATTGGTTTTGATTTTGCGCCAGCGGCGATTCATGAAGCGACAGCAATTGCCCAAGCAAGTGGCAGTTCAGCAAAATTTTTGCAACGTGATATTTTTGACTTGCCTATTGAATTTTCTCAGTATTTTCATTACGTTATTGAACATACTTGTTTTTGTGCAATTAATCCACAACAGCGACAAGATTATATAAAAGTAGTACGAGAAATCTTGCAACCACGAGGCGAACTCATCGCAATCTTTTTTACACATTCTCGTCCTGGTGGACCACCTTTTGGTGTTAGTCCAGAGGAAATTGAACAGTACTTTGAGACAGATTTTGAAATTCTGAAGTTACAGCCAATCACTAATTCAGTACCAGCACGTCAAGGTGAAGAACACTTTGGACACTTTCGCTTGATGTAAAAATACAGAGTCAACAAACGCGATCAAAGTTTGCTTCTGGTAGTATGTACAGGTGTGCAGACTATAATTGAGATGGCTTACCAATGGAATAGGGACAAGGCAGCAGCTAATCTTCGCAAGCATGGTATTGACTTCGCTGATGCATTATCTATTTTCTCAGACGATCTGGCAATTACCATTCCAGACAAACGGTTTGACGAAGAACGGTTTGTCACTATTGGTGTTGATGCATTTGGTAGAGTTTTGGTAGTTGTATATACGTTGCGGGACAATGAGATCCGGCTTATTTCTGCCCGCAAAGCAACTCGGCACGAACGACAGCAATACGAGGAAAAATAGTAATGGAAGCAGAATATGATTTTAGTCAAGGTAAGCGAGGGGCAATTGATCCAGTGCCACCAGGAAAAACCCGCATCACGATCCGGTTAGATGATGATGTTCTATCGTGGTTCCGTGAGCAAGTTCATATTGCAGGTGGAGGAAACTATCAAACTTTGATTAATGAAGCTTTACGTCAGCATATTCAGCAAAGTCGAGAGCCTTTAGAAGAAACCTTACGCAGAGTCGTTCGTGAAGAACTTGAGCGTATTGAGTGATGAGGTATTTGCTAATGTCTAACATAGCGTTGGAGCCAAACATGAAGTCGCTAATCACAACGCTGTCTTCATTACTAAGAACGCAACGGCTGAGGATTGCAGAATAACAGATAGCCCTAACGCTGCGAATAACGTATGAATAATGATACCGCAACTCACTCCAATAGCAGAAATAATACCAGCTACTTTGCCTTAAGCAATACCTCGTGTCATAACATAAATCATGTCCCGCCCTGGGGTAACAATCAGTGCCATGGAAGCAAAGAGAAATAGAGTAATTTGCGAATCCATCCTATACAACTATTTGAAAAGCTTTTATACCAATAATTATTCTCCAAAACCTCTCGTTTGGAGGTGGATCTCAACGGCAAAAATGGTAACAGTATATTAAGAACATTAAAATAAGGCATTGAGAACTACATGGCAAATTCCAGCCTAGCAGAAATTTCTGCACAGTTAGAAAGTCCAAATTCACGCGATCGCATGTTGGCGCTTGCATCGTTGCGCGATGTTTCTCCAGCAGATGCTGTCCCTTTGATTAAAAAAGTTTTAGAAGATGAAATTTTGCAAATCCGCTCAATGGCTGTATTTGCGCTGGGTATTAAGCCCACAGAAGAATGCTACCCCATATTAGTCAAACTCTTAGAAGCCGATCCTGATTACGGAATTCGTGCTGATGCAGCAGGGGCTTTAGGATATTTAGGAGATGTGAGAGCGTTTGAACCTCTAGTACGCGCATTTTATGAAGATACCGAGTGGTTAGTTCGCTTTAGTGCAGCGGTATCGCTGGGAAATTTGAAAGATTCTCGCGCCCATGAAGTATTGTTGGAAGCCTTAGACAGTGATGAAGTTGTCCTGCAACAAGCAGCGATCGCAGCTTTAGGTGAAATTAAAGACATTGAATCAGTCGATCATATTTTGCGTTTTGCCCAATCAGAAGACTGGTTGACGAGACAACGCTTGGCTGAAGCTTTGAGTCAGCTACCTAGTGACAAGAGCGTATCTGCACTAAAATATCTAGAAAAAGATAGCCACCCTAATGTTGCTGCAGCAGCAAAAATTGCTCTAGAACGCCTTAACCAAGCTTCTACTTGATTGGAAACACTAGCAAGCTGCTAACTTAGGAAATAGCTGTAAATGCAGGATAAATTAATGAATATTCAAGAATTTTTTGAGCAAAGTGCTGGTAAATGGTTTTCACATCGCACAAGTCATCACTTAGCCTTTAAACAATCTGAGTCGGGAAAATCTGACATCACAATTGAAACATTACCAAACGATCACCCAGAAGTGCTTAAACTCTGCGAACAGTATGAGGTCGATCCTGCACAAGCGAGTTGTGGTGCGCGTGTTAGCTGGAATGGCACGATGGAATGGGATGAAGAAAAGCACGTTGGTTCTACGGTTTTAGTTTCAGTTCCCGATCCTGAAAATCCTCAACAAGGTAAGCTACTCCGCGAAATTGGTTACGCTGAGAAAGTTCCTGTTGCAGGGCGTTATATGATGGGTGACGATGGGGCGTTAACCCTAATAACAGAATACGAAACGATGTCTTCTGAAGAACGGCTATGGTTTGCTAGTCCCAATTTGCGGATGCGAGTCAGCGTGTTAAAGCGCTTTGGTGGTTTTAGCATGGCGTCGTTTACTTCTGAGATTCGTATGGGTGGTGCAAAGCCTGCTGCTCAAGAAACTGAAACATCAAATGTATCGACTTGAGCGAATAAATTCGCCGCTAAACAAACAAAGTCCAGATGGTGCGTGGACTTACTAGTAGCAGTATCATTCTCTAGTGTACGAAGGTGCACTTCCCTTGGATAGCCCCGACTTCAGTCGGAAGGCAAGGATTCTGATTGCTTTTTAGTACTGTTGCGGGAAATCGCTTTGAGTTTTGCGTGAAAGTCTGAAGTGGTCGCTTCTGGTGGGGTAAATCGCACAATCGGCGAACAGCTGCTTAGGGGCGATCGCACTTCGTCTGTGGAGCTACTCACATAAGGTTTAACAGTTACGGGCTTAACTACTATAACTGAAGCTTGCTCGTGCGGATTAGCAGCAGCAACAAAATGCATTTGCTCGTACTGTTTACTATTGTCTGTAGATTCAAGTTCAACAAGTGTATCAGGTAAATCAGCACAGACAAGACGCTCGAATTCATGAGTGAAATGATGCAGTGCATCACCCCGACGTTGCCATACTGCCAGAATTTGATCGATAGAAATTGCTTTGTAACGTCCGCGATACAAGGCTTCAATAACAGCAGCACGTACCCATTTTTCTGGGTAATTATGGAACCACTGAGCAATTAATTCACTACTTGAATAGCCTCCTAAATCAAAGCTGTAGTGAATTAACAACGCGGTCACTAATTCAGCAGTCATGTTTTTATCTAGTTGATTCATCAGACCCCATGAAAGCGTCAAGCTAGATGAGAGTGTAATCTTTAAAGTTGATTGGTGCAGCAGCATTGACTAATGCTAGCAAAGGACCATCTTGTTCTTGTCCATTAACAGCTAAATCGCTGTGACATAAATAAACTCTCTCTTCTACTCTAGAAAGTAAATCTTGCAAAATTCGTTGTAGTCTTTGCCAGTCAGCATTGATGGTATCTTCGGCTGTCCAACCACGGGCATAGCGATCGTGCAGAAACAACGGCGCACCGAATAATGTCGCTGCACCACCACTCAACCACAGTGGCGAACCAGCATCAAGCCAAAATTGCCAGCGGTGACATTTTCGACTCGAACGGTATTGAAAAATTGTTGCTAATGTAATAGCACGACTCATGGGACCAATTGGACGTACAGGATACGGATTAGCAGTAATAGTCCCACTTTGCAGGAGTTGCACAAATTGTGCTGTAGGTTGGGGCGGAGATTCCATTGCTTCGGTTTGCCGACGAGTATCAACTTCCCAGTAGTGTTGCGCAGTTTCTAAAAGTTCTCGCAGGGCGGCTAATTGTTCGTAAGGTAAATTGCTACCATTCCATAAAAATCTCTGAATGGCGCGATCTAACAGGGAAATTGGGCTAGGAATTAATCGTTGTTCTTGCTGCGATCGCTGGAATTCGATCCATTGCACGATTTCTGCATAAGCTGTCGTCGCAGCATATCCCAAGCGATCCCAGCGATCGTATGCTGTTACTGGTAATAAATTAGGTTGTTCTGGATGCGGCGCATAGCAATAATCGGCAATTAATCCCGCCCGTACTAAATCTATATTAGGAATGAGCGATGACTCCTGGCGGTTTCTACTCAATACAACCAGCATCTCAGCTACCGCATTGCGATCTACCAAGCGCCCTAAACCAGGATAGACAAAGCTTAATAGCGTCAGTAAAGCACGAATAATTGGATAACTCACCAGTGGACGCTGATCGTTCAAGGGGGCTACAGGAATTCCCTGTTTGGTCAGCAATTCTATCAGGGTGTATCGCGCGATCGCATCTAAACCTGGAGCAATAACAGCGATTTCTTGCGGTTGAATCTGGTGCGATCGCACCGCTTGAGCAATGGTTTCGGCTGTTTGTTGTAATAAGTCGCGCCGAGAAGTTGTTTGAATGGACTGAAATTCACTTGGTAACGATAATACTCCAGCTGTGTTATCGAGTAATTCGCTAACTGGGAGTGATAAGGTATTGGCAAGGCAATTTAGGAGTGGTTGTGGTAAAAGCTCTACACGACAGCGATCGCGTAACCCTGCCATATAATCGGGATCGGCACCTAATCCTAAACGTACGCGACCATCAGGATTATATGTAAATGCGCCAACAACTTGGCGATCGAGCAAGAAGTCAAACAAATCGCGCATCACTCCTGGATAGTCATCAACGTCATCGGCGAGAACTGCTTGATAACGGCGCAGTAGATGTTGTTGATAGTTGCTATCGGGTAATAAATGTTGATAATACAGCTCAGTAATGATGCCATAAGTCAACAATCCACGTTCTAGACACCAATTTCGCCATTGCAACAGCATTGTCTCTAGTAGAGGCGTTTCTACAATTCCTGTCGTAGTGACTTCTGCTGCGCCAAAACTGCGTTCCA
Above is a window of Gloeocapsopsis sp. IPPAS B-1203 DNA encoding:
- a CDS encoding HEAT repeat domain-containing protein; this translates as MANSSLAEISAQLESPNSRDRMLALASLRDVSPADAVPLIKKVLEDEILQIRSMAVFALGIKPTEECYPILVKLLEADPDYGIRADAAGALGYLGDVRAFEPLVRAFYEDTEWLVRFSAAVSLGNLKDSRAHEVLLEALDSDEVVLQQAAIAALGEIKDIESVDHILRFAQSEDWLTRQRLAEALSQLPSDKSVSALKYLEKDSHPNVAAAAKIALERLNQAST
- a CDS encoding ABC transporter permease subunit gives rise to the protein MKLIWANIVAIYRKELQSYFASPLAYAIAGIFWLLSGFFFVIILLGPQGYISLAAQADLQSQQIGVPAPPIDVAYEFLRAFLGIMGSLALFVLPILSMGLYAEERKRGTLELLATSPVTNWAVAVGKLLGVLTFFIAMILPLLAYQAIALSASNPPVPPAVPLLGHLGLILLAASVLSLGMFISSLTDSTLLAAVLTFALVLFLWVIDTVARAFSGPIGEALGHLSLLRHFNNLVQGIFDTGSIVVFATYILLGIFLTAQSIDALRFQRS
- a CDS encoding BrnA antitoxin family protein — its product is MEAEYDFSQGKRGAIDPVPPGKTRITIRLDDDVLSWFREQVHIAGGGNYQTLINEALRQHIQQSREPLEETLRRVVREELERIE
- a CDS encoding ABC transporter ATP-binding protein codes for the protein MISVEHLSKIYGSTPAIQDVTFSVEPGEIVGFLGPNGAGKTTTMRILTGYLPATSGTAKIAGYDVHENSLAVRQRIGYLPETPPLYPEMTVEAFLYFVTRLKGVPAGDRPSKVTAAIKRCNLQEKRRVLIRKLSKGFRQRVGIAQAIVHDPPAIILDEPTVGLDPRQIIDVRNLIKSLAGTHTIILSTHILPEVSMTCNRVTIINQGKVVATNTPDNLEASLAGGSGYELEIEGNSTAAQQQIQLLPGVRVVEPVTTTEISADRALLRVVSEPGIEPGKEIIATLVSMGIGVYEMRRTRASLEDVFLRLTTQEKLEDNANAQSAHFVNATATEEHQKEEVTQ
- a CDS encoding BrnT family toxin; the encoded protein is MAYQWNRDKAAANLRKHGIDFADALSIFSDDLAITIPDKRFDEERFVTIGVDAFGRVLVVVYTLRDNEIRLISARKATRHERQQYEEK
- a CDS encoding methyltransferase domain-containing protein translates to METYQSEYWEQRYQEGTTRWDLGQAAPAFVSFLQLHSLQPGKAAVLGSGRGYDAIAFAKSGFDVIGFDFAPAAIHEATAIAQASGSSAKFLQRDIFDLPIEFSQYFHYVIEHTCFCAINPQQRQDYIKVVREILQPRGELIAIFFTHSRPGGPPFGVSPEEIEQYFETDFEILKLQPITNSVPARQGEEHFGHFRLM
- a CDS encoding phycobiliprotein lyase, which gives rise to MNIQEFFEQSAGKWFSHRTSHHLAFKQSESGKSDITIETLPNDHPEVLKLCEQYEVDPAQASCGARVSWNGTMEWDEEKHVGSTVLVSVPDPENPQQGKLLREIGYAEKVPVAGRYMMGDDGALTLITEYETMSSEERLWFASPNLRMRVSVLKRFGGFSMASFTSEIRMGGAKPAAQETETSNVST